The genomic window ATACGTCGAGACGTGCTGGGACGCCTGTGGCGTCCACCCCCCACCCGGCCTCCCCCGCAAGGAGGGAGGAGCTACACCCAATTCTTGAGACACGCTCCGAGGGCTGACCTCATAGGTGCGATACCGAACCGCGCCCCCAGTCCCTCTATCCTGATCCCCGATGCGCCTCCTGCCCCGCCACTCCCCGTCCTCGCAGGCCGCGCGGCTGGCGCTTTCGGCGTTGGCGGGGTTGCTGCTCGCCGGGGTGCTGGCGCGCGGGGCGGTCAGCGTGGTGCTGGCGGTGGTCCCGCCGGGCCAGCCCTACGTGCGGGCGGTCGTGGGGACCCTCGCCGCGCTGGCGAGCGTGGTGCTGAGCTTCGGGGCGGCGGGGGCGCTGTCGGCGCGGGCGCTGCCGCTGGCGCGGCTGGGGCTGACGCGCGCTCAGGCGCGGGCGCGGGCGGGCCTCGCGGCGGGGGCGACGGCGGGACTGCTCGTCGTGCCCGTGGGCGGGCTGATGGGGCTGGCGGGTGTGTACCGGGGCGGCCTGCTGGGGGACACGCTGGGCGGGGCACAACTCGCCCTCCTCGTCACGCTGGCCTGCACGGTGTACGGCCTGATCTCCGGGGCGGTCCTCGGCCTGCTCACCCTGCGGGCGGGGCTGGCGTGGCGGCCCGCTCTCGGTGGCGCGGTCGGCTTCGGGGCGGTGGGGGCTATCGGCGGAACGCTTCTCGGCTGGGTGGGCGTGCCCGACGTGCTCGCGGGCGGGGGGTGGACGCTCCTCGCCCTCCTCGCGGCCTTCGTGGTGGCGCTTCAGGTCGTGGGGGACAGCGCGGTTGCGGCGGGGATAGACGCGGCGGCGAACAGCGCCCGGCACGATACGGCGGACGACCGGCAGCTCAAGCTCACGCTCGCCGCGCTCGGCCTCTCGCTGCTGGGGGTGTGGGGCCTCGCGGAACGGGCCGTGAGCTTCGCACAGACGCGACCGGGCCGCGCCGAACCGCTCGCCGTGCCCGCCGTCTCCGGCCTGCGCTGCCCGGCCCCGACCGATCCCCTCGAACTCGCCGTGTGGCGCGTCACCACGGGCGGTGGGCGGCCCGACCTCTCGTGCGGGACCGCCTTCCTCGGCTTCCTCCACACGCCGAACCCCGACCCGGCATACAGCACGCAGCCCCCGACCCCGCATGGCGGCTTCGACGGCCTCGCCACACAGATCGCGGGCGCGAGGCGCGAGGTGCTGTTCGCGGTCATGGAGTGGGCGGACGACCCCCGGCGCGGGCCGGGCGCGGTCATTGCGGGCGGGGTGGCCGAGCTGTACCGCCGGGTGGAGGCTGCCCCTTCCGCCTATCCCGACGGCGTGACCGTGCGGGTGGCGCTGGGAAACTTCCCGGTCACGGCCAATCTGGAGTGGGGGTCGCAGGTGTACGCGGCGACGCGCGACCTCCTCGCGGCGGGCGTGCCCCTGCGCGACGAGAACCTCGGTTGGCGCGTCGAGGTCGCCAACTACGCGGGCACCTTCCCGCACAGCCACGCCAAGCTCCTCGTGACGGACGGCGTGTGGCTCACCGTGATGGGCTTCAACGTCGGGCCGCTCCACCTGCCCTCGGCCACCACGGGGGGGCACGGTGGCGACGTGCGCGACCTCGGCGTGAGGGTGCGCGGGCCGGTGGCGCGCGACGGCCTGACCGTCTTCGACGACCTGTGGACCCGCAGCACGACGCTGGAATGTGGTCCGGACGTGACGCCGCGCACCGTCCGCGCCTCGTGCCGCAGCGGGGAGGCGGGCGTGGCCGGGCATCCGCAGGGGACCGACCGCCTCCGCCCCACGCCTGCCGGGGACGAACGCGCCTTCAGCCTCTACCGCCGCGAGGGCTTCCAGATGGCCGACGAGGCGCTGGTGGCCCTGCTGGACGCCTCCCGCACGAGCGTGGACCTGATGCACGTCAGCTTCTCCATGAACGTGCGCTGCAACCTCGCGCTGCTCAACCCGCGCCTCTGCACTTACGACGACGCCCCGCCATGGATGCGTGCCCTCGTCCGGGCCGCCGAACGGGGCGTCACCATCCGCGCCCTCCTGTACGAACACAGCTTCCTGGGGCTGGAGAACCGCATCGGTCTCGCCGCCTTGCGCCGCGAGCTGCGGAGGCGCGGGCTGGAGGGGCGGCTGGAGGCCCGCTGGTATGGAGGTGGTCTCCACGCCAAGACGATGCTCGTGGACGGACGGATGCTCACGGTGGGGAGCCAGAACCTCCACTACTCCTCGTGGACGCCGCGCGGCCTGAACGAGTACACCCTCGCCACGACCGCGCCCGCCGCCGCTGCCGGATACGCGCGGGAGTTCGCCTTTCTGTGGGGTGGGTCGGAGGAAGCGGAGTTGCCGGGGTGGCTGGGAGGGGACGGGGAGGAGTGAGGGGCAGCCTGACCCGTGCGGCGTTCGTGCGGCGTTGGTCGCCTCCCGTGACCGGAAGGGCTGGTCTCGTCAGGAAAGAGGCGCGTCCCGGTGACTCTTCGGGGGGTTCTCCTCCCCGCCCGCTACACTCGCCGCGTGTGCCGCGCCGGACATCCCCCGTCACTCCACGCTCAACCCGGAAGCGCGCGGACTCCACCCTTTTCCCAGGAGGCCCACCCATGAACATCCTGCTTCTCGGTGCCACCGGCATGGTCGGCTCCCGCATTCTGACGGAGGCACGCTCGCGCGGGCATACCGTCACCGCCGCCTCCCGCCACGGGGAGACGCGCGTGGACGCGAACGACCCGGACGCCCTGCGCCAGTTGCTCGCCGGTCAGGACGTGCTGATCGTCGCCCTCGGTCCCAGCCGCACCGACCCGGACGCGCCCCGGCTGGTGGACACCTACCGCCGCATCCTGGAGGCGGCCCGGACGACCGGCACCCGCACCCTCTTCGTGGGCGGCGCGGGCAGCCTGGAAGTCGCGCCCGGCGTGCGCCTCGTGGACACGCCGGAGTTTCCCGACGCCTACAAGCCCGAGGCGTTGCAAGCCGCCGAGGCCCTCGCCTTCCTGCGCGGCGAGGAGGGCTTCGCGTGGACCTACATCAGCCCCGCCGCCGACATTCAGCCCGGCGAGCGCACGGGCGAGTACCGGACGACCGGCGAGGAGTTGCTGACCGATGAGGGGGGACGAAGTTATATCAGCGCCGAGGATTACGCGGTCGCGCTGCTCGACGAGGTGGAGATTCCCCGGCATCCGGCGGGCCGCTTCGGCGTGGCGTACTGAGGGCGGCCAGCCGCCAGCTTCCAGCGTCCAGCGGAATGTGAGATGAGGGGCGAGGGCGAGGGAGGGCAGAGAGGTCAAATCCACCCGTTTTGCTGACGACTGCTCGGCGCGTGTCGGACCGCCCCCGGCTCATGGCTCCTCTCTCCTTGTGGGGGAGGTCGGGAGGGGGTGGCGAGCGCCGCTTGTCCAGCTCTTCGCCTTCCAGCAGGCCCTTCTTACCGCGTCGGTACCTCCGGTTGCGGCTGCGGCACGCCCTCGCCCTTCCTCACCACCCCGCCCCTCGGCAGCAGCAGGCTCAGGACCAATCCGGTGGCGACCAGCCCCAGCGCGAGGAGGTAGGCCCGCCGCAGTCCCTCCGCGAGCGCCACCCCCCCGACCTCGATGGCGGCGGGGCCGATGAGGAGGGCCATCCCCGCCACGCCGAGCGCCCCGCCCATCTGCCGGGCGAAGAGGACGCCGCTCGTCACCGCTCCCAGCTCTCCCTTTCCCGCCCGCTCCTGCGCGGAGAGGAGCAGGCTGAGCATGGAAAAGCCCATCCCGATACCGACCACGAAACCCAGCGCGGACGTGACCCACAGCGGCGCGTGGACGGCGAACGTCAGCACCGCGAACATCACCGTCAGCACGACGAAGCCGAGTTGCGAGAGGCGGGCCAGGGGCACCCGCGTCAGCAACCGCGCGCTCAGCATCGCGCTCAGCGTCCACCCGACGAGCATGGGCGTCAGAATCGCGCCCGCGCCCGTCGCCCCGCCCCCGCCGACCCCCTGCGCGTACAGCGGCAGGTACGCGATGACGCCGAAGTACGCCCCACCGCCGAGCAGGTTGCCCGCGAACGCCACGCGCGGCACCCGCTCCCGCAGCGAGCGCATGGGCAGGAGGGGGTCCGGGTGACGGCGCTCCAGCAGGACGGCGGTCCCGAAGGTCAGCAGCCCCAGCGCGACCATCGCCCACAGCCGCCCCTCCAGCCCCCAGACGGTCAGCCCGCTGCCCAGCGTGAACAGCGCCGCCCCGGTCCAGTCCAGCCGGGCGGGACGCGGGGTGCC from Deinococcus sp. YIM 134068 includes these protein-coding regions:
- a CDS encoding MDR family MFS transporter → MNAPTPPPLSPAQWRARRLATTGLVLGVFLAALEASVVAAAMPSVIADLGGQRLYALPFAVYLLTSTVSSPLWGRASDVVGRRRLYLVGVVLFLLGSALCGLATNMEWLVAARAVQGLGAGAVLPLTLTIVGETYALAERGRVQAFISGVWGVSGLVGPLLGGWLTDTLSWRWTFYASLPFGVAALLIAWRHLRETGTPRPARLDWTGAALFTLGSGLTVWGLEGRLWAMVALGLLTFGTAVLLERRHPDPLLPMRSLRERVPRVAFAGNLLGGGAYFGVIAYLPLYAQGVGGGGATGAGAILTPMLVGWTLSAMLSARLLTRVPLARLSQLGFVVLTVMFAVLTFAVHAPLWVTSALGFVVGIGMGFSMLSLLLSAQERAGKGELGAVTSGVLFARQMGGALGVAGMALLIGPAAIEVGGVALAEGLRRAYLLALGLVATGLVLSLLLPRGGVVRKGEGVPQPQPEVPTR
- a CDS encoding NAD(P)-dependent oxidoreductase gives rise to the protein MNILLLGATGMVGSRILTEARSRGHTVTAASRHGETRVDANDPDALRQLLAGQDVLIVALGPSRTDPDAPRLVDTYRRILEAARTTGTRTLFVGGAGSLEVAPGVRLVDTPEFPDAYKPEALQAAEALAFLRGEEGFAWTYISPAADIQPGERTGEYRTTGEELLTDEGGRSYISAEDYAVALLDEVEIPRHPAGRFGVAY
- a CDS encoding phospholipase D-like domain-containing protein, with amino-acid sequence MRLLPRHSPSSQAARLALSALAGLLLAGVLARGAVSVVLAVVPPGQPYVRAVVGTLAALASVVLSFGAAGALSARALPLARLGLTRAQARARAGLAAGATAGLLVVPVGGLMGLAGVYRGGLLGDTLGGAQLALLVTLACTVYGLISGAVLGLLTLRAGLAWRPALGGAVGFGAVGAIGGTLLGWVGVPDVLAGGGWTLLALLAAFVVALQVVGDSAVAAGIDAAANSARHDTADDRQLKLTLAALGLSLLGVWGLAERAVSFAQTRPGRAEPLAVPAVSGLRCPAPTDPLELAVWRVTTGGGRPDLSCGTAFLGFLHTPNPDPAYSTQPPTPHGGFDGLATQIAGARREVLFAVMEWADDPRRGPGAVIAGGVAELYRRVEAAPSAYPDGVTVRVALGNFPVTANLEWGSQVYAATRDLLAAGVPLRDENLGWRVEVANYAGTFPHSHAKLLVTDGVWLTVMGFNVGPLHLPSATTGGHGGDVRDLGVRVRGPVARDGLTVFDDLWTRSTTLECGPDVTPRTVRASCRSGEAGVAGHPQGTDRLRPTPAGDERAFSLYRREGFQMADEALVALLDASRTSVDLMHVSFSMNVRCNLALLNPRLCTYDDAPPWMRALVRAAERGVTIRALLYEHSFLGLENRIGLAALRRELRRRGLEGRLEARWYGGGLHAKTMLVDGRMLTVGSQNLHYSSWTPRGLNEYTLATTAPAAAAGYAREFAFLWGGSEEAELPGWLGGDGEE